The window ttttgctcgcgactcttgggggacttcgttctcctagtaccgccatattctaagactttgtggtttgggagtgtggttggtatattgacttcggatgacgatccgaagacgcgctgtagggtgacgatccgagagacgaatattggatttttctttatacattatggcatgcgggtttaggcccgatgaggagccaacattatggcatgcagacttaggtctgatgaagagccaataaaaactcaaggtttaggcctgtgagtaaaggaaagtccaaaagtcgagagcaaataacgcctggagtgtgagtctatcacctagaggtgacctttcgtatatcGGTCGGAGGAGTACGGGCCGTGGAGTCGGTAGCACATGATTCCTTGGCTGAGTGGTGTTCGAGATTCAAGGACAAATCTATTTTGGTTGGGGAGAATTGTAATGCctgcgaaccaaaactctgcgttttgggggtgagtgtcggtcgacaccacttatttctggttcgaccaaattgatttaattatcgatttggaccggtttggtttaagggaaaccattggaccaaggtttaaaaaggagaaaacaaccTAGGGCcgtgtttttgttgtctcaCGCCGCTttgtgagaaaacaaaagagagaaaactgttcttgaggttctagagggagattgtgagattttaaGGCTTTGTGGGCGAGATCTTGTTGTGGGAGTGAGATTCAAGcctaggaacgtgtgggaagcttgctgggagtgtggattcgttcattgttggtcagaaatttcctgcaaagaggtgagtgcatgaccatggctaatctaagcccttgatttccttgttctttctttttgttgttgttttgtgtgttttcttgttggggATTGGTTTCTACAGGTTCGTAAGGATGATTCCGGCATGGGTtggagtattggacgatttggaagagGTTGAAAAGCGAGAtccgactctcggcttcgagcggatcgcagttgcaagatggcatcgatcgacactgtggggtagtgtcggtcaacaccaatgatagtgtcggtcgacacctcccttccagcgagatgatgttcgttttcctggtttgtgtgttttgtttgttgtttgtgtggAACATTggatcattgttgcttgtgtgtatagcctagtagatgggaggattgcctcactgagtatttatcaaatactcatgcatctcaatttgtgtttgtggtgtaggtaaaggcaaagtgtgatcgtggaatcaagacgatgaagaggaggatgttctagggtctcgcttggttgttgtctggcttttgttagattgctagagttgagtcttagAATGTTGTTTAGAATTGCTGGTtttctggtttatgttgatttggatctttagtttatggttttggaattattacggtttacttgatattggttattggtttattagttatttattggtatttgttattttgttgttgtttgtgattgtcgTTAGGTGACTAGTGAGTATGAGACACtaattgtagtttatttattattattatttattattttttaaaaaaacgggtctaGTGGGGTGTGATAAACTGatacacaaattatttttaataataagcATGAAAGAGTTATGATTAAATTTAGTAGGTTATGTTATGACAACAACACTAATATAAATCATTAGATCTAAATCACTTCTATTTGATAGGTCTGCTTACATATTGTCACTATCTACCGACATTAGGAATTGTATTACACAATTTTTAGTacgttaacagtatatatatcataattgtTACATTAACAGTACGAATAgctttataattatgatatatatttatatatgtatgtatatcatAATTATATGTAAATGGAAATACGTATTTTAGTAATAcaatttatatccatttacacataattatgatatacatatatatatatatattaagattcATAATTTCTAAATTACCCATCTATACATGTATGCGAGCACAATCACTAGTTAGTATACAAATGTAAGAAATAACCGATgagattcaaaaaataaatttgtctttttcatttataCCTTTATAAAATAGTTAATGTACTATGTGGATGACttaaaaaagagagacattTTCTgctctttttaaaatatcagaaagataaaaagagatGTCAAAATCAGATCCAAACTATATAACCTTGACGATGTCAATGCGTATTCACACTAACACTAGGAGTGGCTTCACCCTCAAGAATACATTTCTTTAATCAGGCAGTTCAGTCTATGTCTATGTTTAACCATTTTACTTATGGTTGAGAGGctttattaaaactaaaaaatgataGTAATAAACTTATAACTAATAACCGTATACAGACTCATATAACTATTCATTATTTCTActgttatataataattaaaatattatatttctacACTTTTGGTTCTTACACATGCGctaattaaagattttaattagaTCAAATTTTAGAAAGATAGAAGGGAAATATAGCTTTTGTCCCCATGTTTGGCTAACTGTAATCATCCCAAACAATCCTTATGATCTAATATAACAtcagttgaacaaaaaaaagatcaaattttAGAAAGATGATGTAGCCGCTGAATTAACTAGGACATTGCGATATTTTAAAACTTCGTTTATGAGATTCAAAAAATACACAAAGATCTATCATATGATAtcgaaaattgaaaattatatatgtgcaCTCGATGACAAAAAACCATGAAGGGGACATTGCTTTTTAAGTCAAAAGCTATTTGACAAAAGATCGAGGCGATTTACTATAGAATATTGTTTCTACCGAGATTGATCGTATCAACCgctaaaaattatcaaaaaaattttaaggaACCAGATATTATATCGAATTGCTCACTGTATAAACCATTTGCATTCGCATCCTTGCACATAACAGCTTATAAACTCTAAGAATCGAAGGTAGGTATTGTACATGtacatctaatatttataagctcataataaagaaataaatctaAGTAAACATATTCATTATTTCTTAGCTGATGATAATATAAGAGGTGTTACAAACTTAAAACTAACTGAACTTATCGTAGCATTATTTCTTACATGATGAAGATTTCTATTTACATAggagataaaagagaaaacatgtaCTAGAAAATTGAGGATTGGGTTGGTGGAGTGGTATAAAGAAATGGTTAATGGGTGAGGGATGTTGACAAGGCAAAGACAAGAGCCTGATTTGATGGGGTTTGGTATGTTTCTTTCGACGTGACTTGTCTCTCCCTCTTCATCACTCACTCTCATTTCCTAAGAGATTAAAGGACTCTTAAGAGATTGAAGGAATCTCCAAGTCCAAGTGTTGAAGTGTATATTCATTCAGTCGCGAATTTCAAATATTTCAACTAGGTTTGTGCATTTGACCACAGTTTATATCTTAATGAATTGTACAAGTGTTACTACCGTGGTTTAAGGGGAATTTAacttgtaaatatttttgttagagTTATAAATGATTAGAAAAACTAGGCTTACACATTTGGGAGATAGGATCAAGGAAGATCGGAGAAAGATCAAAAGTGGGTTAGCTAGTTTAAATAATTAGGTAAAATTAGTATtgaatatgattattttaaataatctcAAATACATTTgagtatttttatataattttggtaatttttagatgtttaattatatataaatgtaatacTGATAGTCGTAGTACTCATATCAAAACCATTTTCCGTACAATATAAGAAactgaacaaaacaaacatctaCTATATTGTAGGGTCTGCTTAAAGACTAGGTACTTTGAAtgtgtattttagatttttttgtccATCAATACTGTAAAATACTAACAAAAGCGAGATAACATTTATGCTTccaaaatgttaaattaattgtaaaatatgtgTTTCCAAAATTCAGGCCACAATAACACAAGTTTTATAGTTCCAAAAAACTACAATAACtcattgaattttttatttttttgactaaaGATGATATCTGGACTGGAAAAAATGTTTAGACGAATCCAAAAGGTCGTAGGATCTAATAATGGTAGCCgatatgaaaaaattattaaaaacttatcTAAATCTAAGGAGATTAATGAATCTCGGCTAAAGTAATAGACTAAAGCAATAGGTAtatattacttatttataagtttagtaattcttaatttaaaagtaataatgcttttctaatttttatttttaaaaagacaaagtataaaataaataaaatagtgaaaataattattaggaaaaagaaaattggtTTAGCTTATACTGTTGGATGTTTATCCCTGACTAGACTTAATAAAACCGGTCAATTACCGGAAAAAATGGGCATACTTAAGATTAAAAGATACTATTACCTGTCTAATCCATGTGCTATTCATATTTTATGAACTGGGATCGGGCCATTTGTGTTTCAAGTGTTTCTATTCTTTTGGTATCTAATGATTAACTAAAAAACAATTAGACAAAATTGACTCCTATCTTGCTATATTTACAAACTcaaacaatttaataatttatcagtatgcaaataaatattttcactAATCCATGCATGTTTTCTGTCGAATTAAGGTACGTTCATGTGGCTTTACATGATTGGAAGTTTAgggaataaattttctaaaattatgtATATCTAATTAATATGGAATATTTATGATCAATTGATAATTTCATAAGTATCACGGATATTGAGGAATATGTTCATCACTTCAGAGTAAGatggtcaaaaaaaaatacagtatttaTTATCAGTGTTATTATTTACGATAACTCGTACAGTATTGTTGTAACTATTTTTACAGAATGTTGAGTTCGAAATTGTGGgatatttctataattaaaatggttttttttcagACATGCATGTACTGAATGTACATATGCCTTTTTATATGGTCAAACAGTTTCTGAAATATACAGGTTTACTAGTTCCCTAAGTCGGGTTTCATGCTGACATTTATAATAAATGAACTAACTCTGTAATTCTCttcagaaactttttttttttattttttaaatccatAATGTCCAAACTTTTTCAAGTAGCTAAAAACTAGACATATGTAATGGTAgagtgtttgacaaaaaaaaaatgtaatggtAGTGTACATTGCTCTGAGATTCTTCATGGAGTTCTGGTCAAGTTTTCTATGAGTGATACAATTAGCCAAAAGTCAGATCTAGTGAAGTGCATAATactttttgctttgtttgattgattatataAATGGGAATCGATGGTAAGTCCAAATATGGGATATTCGAAAGAAACCAACAAATTTtacgtcaaaaaaaaataaagttgtgGTGGTACAATAATTAAGAGCGTTTTGGTGCCATGTTCGGTACGGTTGGCCACTTTGATATTGATatggtttgtatttttttagttaattagtttagatttcaaatcaaaacactTGATTACAAGGATGCATAACACTCTAAATCACTAGGTAGCTAAAACACATGTCAATCTTGCCGGTTGAACCGGATAAAAAATCAGTGGTAGTTCAATCCATAAGATTACGGCCACTCGTGAAAGAAGATTACTAATATACGACTTTGGCGAGTTACAACTCTTCACGATAAGATGTTTCGTCTAAATAATTTCATAGTGGTTAGAAGAATTCTGAATTCCCAATGTTATCATTCACCCAAATAAAGGCGTTCTTTTCATAACTATTATCTTTTTCCTGAAAAACTGTTTTcatataaaatgttattattaattaattaatagtttaatactaTGAAAGTTACAATTATCTCTTTCACTTTCAAAATCGAAGTGTCTATAATATGTTTATGCTCACGTGTAACTCTAAATGCTGTAAGATAGATTTTCATCGAGCTTCTCCCAACTCCCAAAGAACCATCCTCATTTCTCGTCGTCAGCCATGATGCAAATGGCCCttgaatactattttttttcttgtgttgggaagaagaagattgaagttACTCTACACTCAGTGTCCTCACTTAGAACATGAACCTAGACCAACAAATAGATTCTCCGTTTATATACCACAAATGTCTACTCTTTTATTATGAgtctgttattattattattattttttttcccatttgTTTAGTAGTAGcctgtattattattattattattttttccccATTTGTTTAGTAGTAGCCTGTATTATCTATTCATTACGTTTAACTAACACATTTAATAACCAAGATGGTACAGAATAAAACGGGAGACCGTAtgcaattaaattaatatatatatatatatatatatatgactggTATTGCTCGACACAAACTAATTATAATGTTTGACCAATTTGATTAACGGAATTTCACCGCCCAATTCCACTTGCTTTGTATGCGATGAACAGTTGACCAGAGGAGACATTGTGTACCAAATAGGCTATTATTAACAAATCTCACAAAGGAGTAATTAATACAATTCATACATAGACACGTTGAGTGTTAGGTCCCGATCAGAGTTTAGTAACACAAGAACACGAGGTCTTTTTAATAGGTAGTTATGACTACCTTCTATGGTtgctttttattgatttatgtAGAAGAGACTATTGAGTCCCAAGAGATAAAGATAACACCAGGAGATAACACCAAAACCATAACAAGAATAtccaaactaaaataaaaaaaccaaaacaccaACACCACGTTCCCGAAGCTTCTTCACCGCCTAATCCACATAACGTGGGTTCGGCCTTCTGACACGTACGGGCCTTCTATCCTGCGCAAGCCCATCATTGAGAGaacttattctttttttcttttacaaacaaTCTGAATTCGTTTCTTACTTTATATAGTAGCTAGTAGTATTATAAACTACCTAGCTACAGTTATATGTGCTCAAGCTAGCTAGCTTTATACACAATAGATCCTAATGAATATGTGACCTTCCTcgtaataaaacataatttcccaaaacaaaaaagagaaaaacataatttccCGGTCACTAATCAAAAACTTTCTAGCTGGATgattaactaaacaaaattatctcAACTTAAATTTGTAGTAACAGAGAATAAGTGATTACCTAATATCTAATCAAGCCCACGCAGTGGCGGATCCAGCCAAAGTTTGGATCAGATGCAAAAAGagcaaaaattatttttagaagAGATTTGAACCCTTCACCTCTTGAATTATGTGGTGCATTCATTACCACTAAACCACTTATATCAACAATGTtaatacaaaatcaaactagttttatattttatatggttCAGTTGCACCTCGTCCAACCTATGTGGGTCCGACCCTGGGCCCACGTGTCATAAACCCcacatatgaagaaaaaaagagagcaaagGACATGCACATGCAATTACACGAATACATACACCCCACCACCATCCTCTCTCCCTTATATTATTATTGCCCCTTccctctcctttcttcttcccctctTACCTCTTCAGAGAGAGAAACAATACATTTCTAATCCACTACAAGTAATTAATATGATCGGACAACTTATGAACCTCAAGGCGACGGAGCTCTGTCTCGGCCTCCCCGGTGGCGCTGAAGCCGTTGAGAGTCCTGCCAAATCGGCGGTGGGAAGCAAGAGAGGCTTCTCCGAGACCGTTGATCTCATGCTCAATCTTCAATCTAACAAAGAAGGCTCCGTTGATCTAAACAACGTCGCCGCATCTACCAAGGAGAAGACTCTCCTTAAAGACCCTGCCAAGCCTCCTGCTAAGTaagttacatatatacatgtttatttatatatttattttttcctggAATACGTATCAACAATTTGATCCACACATGTATAAAACATATAGTTATATGTCCtccaaaattacaaatattgtgAGGGGACTATAAACATGCGAACAAAATACAAATTCTTGAATgttaaatattacatatatactttcCATATGCATAATCCTTTTTTGTTTggggttaaaacttaaaatatatgtaaaactttgatataaatttgttttctaacaATATTATaccaagaaaataatataataataattaaagtgTGGTTGATGCTTAAACACCAATATATACATGCGTACAAGCAAACATGAATAATACATGTTATAATCAAGCCAATATGGTCCATAATGCATggtaactaataataataacatcgGTTGATTTACACATTTATAAATAATGCTGTTGTCTGTAGAGCACAAGTGGTGGGTTGGCCACCTGTGAGGAACTACAGGAAGAACATAATGACGCAGCAGAAGGCCAGCGGCacggaagaggccagcagtgaGAAGGCCGGCAGCGGCAGTGGAGGAGCGGCTGGAGCCGGCTTGGTGAAGGTGTCCATGGACGGTGCTCCATATCTCAGGAAAGTTGACCTCAAGATGTACAAAAGCTACCAGGATCTCTCTGATGCCTTGGCCAAAATGTTCAGCTCCTTCACTATGGGTACGTGTTAGACATTTCCTATCGAAAAGTATGGAAAAACTAAATtggtatataacaaatatattatttactatatctattcatatatacaaactcATGACGCTGACCAAGATAGAACGACACATTCGCATCTTATACATATGAACAAGATGTAATCAAGCTAAATGTGTAGACTTAACTATGTAGTATATACGAATAATGACATTATAAGcacataaatttatatgatttttgaaTGTCTTGAATAATTTCAAGGAAACTATGGAGCACAAGGAATGATAGATTTCATGAACGAGAGCAAGCTTATGAATCTCCTCAATAGTTCTGAGTATGTCCCAAGCTACGAGGACAAAGATGGTGATTGGATGCTCGTCGGCGATGTCCCATGGGAGTGAGTCAAACTTAATCACTAacgtttcatattttttaacttataaCTTGACTCATTAACCACATTTCCGAAATTGGTAGAGACACAGCCAAAGATACTCAACATCCATGTTTGATAAATAAGTACAACCATGCATTGGTTGGCAAGAGACAAGAGGATCTTTCAAATTATACAATAGTATCAATAAGTTTAGAGCTCATTCCGTAGCTGGCACAACAACTTCTTCTCACCACTTATTTCTTAAAACCTTATAGAATAAGCTTTTAATGTTAACGACTCCTATACTAATGTTCTAACCGTAAACTTGAATATCTCTTTCAGAATGTTTGTCGAGTCTTGCAAACGTTTGCGCATTATGAAGGGATCTGAAGCAATTGGACTTGGTACATCCCTaactctttaatttttatttcattttttcctttctatttaaataaatgttaattatGTTATCTTGGCTTTGTTATAGCCCCGAGAGCAATGGAGAAGTACTGCAAGAACAGATCTtagagtcaaaaaaaaaaaaaaaaaaaaaaaaaaNACTATCAATGCTCAACAATATGACGGGttcttgattttatatgtattttt is drawn from Camelina sativa cultivar DH55 chromosome 1, Cs, whole genome shotgun sequence and contains these coding sequences:
- the LOC104788038 gene encoding auxin-responsive protein IAA7; this encodes MIGQLMNLKATELCLGLPGGAEAVESPAKSAVGSKRGFSETVDLMLNLQSNKEGSVDLNNVAASTKEKTLLKDPAKPPAKAQVVGWPPVRNYRKNIMTQQKASGTEEASSEKAGSGSGGAAGAGLVKVSMDGAPYLRKVDLKMYKSYQDLSDALAKMFSSFTMGNYGAQGMIDFMNESKLMNLLNSSEYVPSYEDKDGDWMLVGDVPWEMFVESCKRLRIMKGSEAIGLAPRAMEKYCKNRS